In Desulfovibrio inopinatus DSM 10711, the sequence GAGAGAAGACGCCATTTTAACCGATGTTTGTTCGGTCAAAGTACGGCCTATGGAATATATGATGATCGCCCATTCCGGACCGGTCATCGGTACTCACCCTCTTTTCGGTCCCAATCCTGATCCTGAGGATTTGCGCGTCGCCGTTACGCCAGGACGAGACGATGTAGATGGAACCGCCGAGCGTCGTGTGTTGGCCTGGCTGTCTACCATTGGGTTTGACCCTTTTGTGACGTCGGCCGAGCGCCATGACAAAGCGGCAGCGTTCTTTCAGGGACTCAACTTCATTTCAACGGTGGCCTATCTGGCAACCCAGGCCCAAGACCCCGACATTCGGGAATTCATGACCCCCTCGTTTCAACGTCGGTTGCGGGCGGCCAAAAAACTGATTCTGGAGGATGCGGCTCTGTTTACCATGCTGTTCGAGTCCAATCCCTTCAGCCAGGACGCGGTGCGAACGTATCGAAATTACCTCAACGTTGCCGCAGGCGGGGATGTGGATCTTTTGATCGAACGTGCCGCCGCTTGGTGGCGCGAAGAGCGTAAAGCAAAGGAACTCAAATGAGCGATATCGTATTGCGTCAAAGCGTCGCCTGGATGCCGGCCGACGTGCAAACGCCCATTAGTCTGTATCTTGGGCTGGTTGGTGATAATCCTGGCATTCTTTTAGAGAGCGCAGAAGTCGATGGGCGACTTGGTCGTTTTTCTCTTATTGCCTGGGATTTCAAAATGCGCATCCGGTGCGAGAAGGGAAAGCTCGACCTCAGCGTCACCGATTCCCGATTGAAACCGTTGACTGAGCATCATGGCGAGGACTTTCTTCCCGGCCTTCGAAATGTCATGTCCCGGCTCAACATTGAACAAATGACCGATGGAGACGAACTGCCTGCCATAACGCGAAGCCTGTGCGGGTTCTTCGGCTATGGCATGGCGGGACTGTTCGAACGCAAGCTCGCGTCTGTTCTGCCTCCGGAAAAGGCGCAGTGTACGCTTGTTTTGCCCGGCTCCATGGTTCTGTTTGATCATCTCTATCATCGCTGTTGTTATATCAGCCTTGATGGAGGCAAAATGCCGGCGATTGATCACAGCCGCATTTATGCTCGTATGGAGCGGCCTGTTCTCGGTGCCATCAAGTCTTCACCGGAACAAGCGGAATATGAGGACATGGTGTCCAAAACCAAAGAAATGATTCGGCAAGGCGAGTGCATCCAGACCGTCATATCTACACGGTTTTCCGCTCCGTTTTCCGGCGATCCTTTGGTCATCTACCGTCGCCTGCGCCAGGTTAATCCATCGCCGTATATGTTTTACATGCGCTTCCCGCGTATAACTTTGCTCGGTTCATCCCCAGAACTGCTTGTCCGATGCAACGCCGGTGAATTGACGACTGCTCCGATTGCCGGCACGCGAGTTCGTGGCGCAAACGAAGCCGAAGATGCCGCATTAGCGCAAGATCTTCTCAATGATCCGAAGGAACGTGCTGAACACGTCATGTTGGTCGATCTGGGCCGGAACGATCTGGGCCGCATAGCAAAGCCCGGATCTGTCGTTCTGGACAGGTTCATGCAAATCGAAAAATTCTCGCATGTTATGCACATCACGTCCTATGTCAAAGCCTTATTGCAAGATGATTTGGACGCCCTGGATGTCATAGCTTCGGCGTTTCCCGCTGGCACAGTGAGCGGTGCCCCCAAGGTTCGCGCTATGGAAATTATCGGTGAACTCGAATCGATTGATCGTGGTCCCTATGCCGGCGCCATCGGTTGGATCGGGCTCGACAAGGATCGGGTCAATCTCGATACCGGTATAACCATTCGCAGTCTGTGGATTCGTGACGGTATGCTGTCTTGGCAAGCCGGTGCCGGAATTGTCTTCGATTCCGTGCCGGAAAAAGAATGGGCCGAATGCAACAACAAGGCTCGCGTATTGGCTCAGGTTCTGGCAGCCAAGGAGGGGGGCGATGTTTTTACTTATTGATAATTTCGATTCGTTTACGTTCAACGTGGTCCAAGTGTTTCAACAGCAAGGACGCAATCCGATCGTCAAAAAAAATGACGATCCTGAAATCCTTGCAATGGCGACTTCGCCCGATCTTGAGATGGTCTGCATTTCCCCTGGCCCGAGCCGCCCTGAAAATGCCGGTCTGTGTCTGGACTTTCTTGCCAAGTTGCCGAAAACGGTTCCTGTGCTCGGGGTCTGTCTTGGTCATCAGATTCTTGGCCATTTTGCCGGCGCGCCCGTTGTTGTCGCTGATCGCATTATGCACGGCAAAACATCCGACGTGAATCATAGAGAGTACGGCCTTTTCGGTGGATTACCCAATCCCATGCAATGCTGTCGCTATCATTCACTCGTCGTCAAAGCAGAAAAGGCCCCCAAACTTTTGGAAATTACCGCCTGGACCGACCAAAACGAAGTCATGGGGTTGCGATATAAAGACCGTCCCTGGGTCG encodes:
- a CDS encoding prephenate dehydrogenase/arogenate dehydrogenase family protein, which codes for MDTIRHIVVIGGAGKMGRLFVNRSRDAGYTVDAFDKPLDETVLAAALPSADCVVLAVPADAMSGVADMVSASMREDAILTDVCSVKVRPMEYMMIAHSGPVIGTHPLFGPNPDPEDLRVAVTPGRDDVDGTAERRVLAWLSTIGFDPFVTSAERHDKAAAFFQGLNFISTVAYLATQAQDPDIREFMTPSFQRRLRAAKKLILEDAALFTMLFESNPFSQDAVRTYRNYLNVAAGGDVDLLIERAAAWWREERKAKELK
- a CDS encoding anthranilate synthase component I family protein, producing the protein MSDIVLRQSVAWMPADVQTPISLYLGLVGDNPGILLESAEVDGRLGRFSLIAWDFKMRIRCEKGKLDLSVTDSRLKPLTEHHGEDFLPGLRNVMSRLNIEQMTDGDELPAITRSLCGFFGYGMAGLFERKLASVLPPEKAQCTLVLPGSMVLFDHLYHRCCYISLDGGKMPAIDHSRIYARMERPVLGAIKSSPEQAEYEDMVSKTKEMIRQGECIQTVISTRFSAPFSGDPLVIYRRLRQVNPSPYMFYMRFPRITLLGSSPELLVRCNAGELTTAPIAGTRVRGANEAEDAALAQDLLNDPKERAEHVMLVDLGRNDLGRIAKPGSVVLDRFMQIEKFSHVMHITSYVKALLQDDLDALDVIASAFPAGTVSGAPKVRAMEIIGELESIDRGPYAGAIGWIGLDKDRVNLDTGITIRSLWIRDGMLSWQAGAGIVFDSVPEKEWAECNNKARVLAQVLAAKEGGDVFTY
- a CDS encoding anthranilate synthase component II, with product MFLLIDNFDSFTFNVVQVFQQQGRNPIVKKNDDPEILAMATSPDLEMVCISPGPSRPENAGLCLDFLAKLPKTVPVLGVCLGHQILGHFAGAPVVVADRIMHGKTSDVNHREYGLFGGLPNPMQCCRYHSLVVKAEKAPKLLEITAWTDQNEVMGLRYKDRPWVGVQFHPESVLTPDGPKLMANFPGNLVK